CTGGCCTGAGAGACGGCCAGTTGTACCCCGTTCCGTCTATTCGTTGATTCGTCTATTCGTCTATTCGTCTATTCGCTTTAAAAAAGGCACACCAATGTCCTCTCGCACCGCACACATCCAGCGCAAAACCTCTGAAACCGACATAGACCTCACCCTCAGCCTCACGGGCAAGGGAGAGTCAAATATCGACACCGGCATCGGCTTCTTTGACCACATGCTCACAGCCCTTGCCCGCCACGGTTTATTCGACCTCACCGTCACCTGCAAAGGCGACCTCGAAGTCGATGCCCACCACACCGTCGAAGACGTCGGCATCTGCCTGGGCCTTGCCCTCTCCAACGCACTGGGCGACAAAACCGGCATCGCGCGATTCGGCTCCGCCTATGTACCCATGGACGAAGCCCTCGCCCGCGCCGTAGTCGATCTATCAGGCCGCGCGCACCTCATCTACAACGCCACATTTGCCGAAGAACGCATCGGCGCATTTCCCACAGCCCTGGGCCTCGAATTTTTCACCGCACTCGCGCACAACGGCCGCTTAAACCTGCACATCGACCTCATCCGCGGCAACAACGCGCACCACGGCATGGAAGCCATCTTCAAAGCCGTCGCCCGATCCCTGCGACAGGCCGTCACCCTCGACAATAGGATCAGCGGCATACCCTCGACCAAAGGAAGCCTGTGAACGCACAACCCGCAGCATTCATCGACCGCGACGGCACAATCAACATCGAGGTCCACGACCTCAATCGCGTGGAACAACTCCAGCTCATACCCCGCGCCGGAGAAGCCATTGCGCGCCTCAACCAGGCCGGTTATCCCGTCATCGTCATCACCAACCAATCCGCCATCGGACGCGGCCTGCTCACAGAACCTGGACTCTCTGAGATCCACCGCGAACTCAAACATCAATTGTCAGCCTGCAACGCATCCATCGATGCCATCTACCACTGCCCCCATCACGGGCGAGACAACTGCACCTGTCGCAAACCCGCGCCGGGCATGATTTTGCGCGCCGCCAGTGAACACAACATCGACCTCGCGGGTTCTATCATGATAGGCGACAACGCAACCGACCTCGAAGCCGGATGGAACGCCGGCTGTCGCGCAGCCCTCGTGCGCACCGGCTCTGGTGAAAACGCCCTTGCAGAAATCGACCGACAAACGCGCAACCGCATAAACTACATCGGTCGCGACTTATTCGACGTCATAGACCAGATGCTCCGGGAATGAACCATCTATAATGAAAATTCTACACACCCTATACGACGACATCGACAACCCCTGGTGTGGTGGGGGCGGTGCCCTGCGCACCTATGAAATAGCCCGTCGCCTATCGCACAAACACCAGATCACCCTTCTATCAGGCGCGTATCCCAACGCACCCAGAGAAGAAACCCGAGAAGGCGTACACATCCGCCGCGTGGGATCGGACCGCTCGTATCTCCTCAGCCGAATGAGCTTTGCCCACTATGCCTCCCGCGAAATCGCCCGAACAAACACCGACCTGTGGGTCCATCAATTCTCGGCCTTTGCCCCCCTCTACGTCTCCGAAAAAAAAAGGCGCGACAGCCTCCTCGAATTCTTCCACTTCATGGACGACCACGCCACTGCAAAATATCCCGTGCTCGGCCACATTGCCCGCAAAGCCGAACAGCGCGCTCTGCGCCTTCACCCGCACATCCTGACCATCTCGCCCACCGTCACGCGCCAGCTTGAAAAACGCGCGACAAACGCACAATTTCACCTCGTCTATACCGGCGTCGATCAAATCTGTTTCGACGCCCCCTGGGCAGAAGAAAACTACATCCTCTATTTTGGGC
This portion of the Gemmatimonadota bacterium genome encodes:
- the hisB gene encoding imidazoleglycerol-phosphate dehydratase HisB is translated as MSSRTAHIQRKTSETDIDLTLSLTGKGESNIDTGIGFFDHMLTALARHGLFDLTVTCKGDLEVDAHHTVEDVGICLGLALSNALGDKTGIARFGSAYVPMDEALARAVVDLSGRAHLIYNATFAEERIGAFPTALGLEFFTALAHNGRLNLHIDLIRGNNAHHGMEAIFKAVARSLRQAVTLDNRISGIPSTKGSL
- a CDS encoding glycosyltransferase family 4 protein, coding for MKILHTLYDDIDNPWCGGGGALRTYEIARRLSHKHQITLLSGAYPNAPREETREGVHIRRVGSDRSYLLSRMSFAHYASREIARTNTDLWVHQFSAFAPLYVSEKKRRDSLLEFFHFMDDHATAKYPVLGHIARKAEQRALRLHPHILTISPTVTRQLEKRATNAQFHLVYTGVDQICFDAPWAEENYILYFGRMDIHNKGIDILLSAFAKLNAPHIRLILSGRGTPQSKREIRSIANDLNIANRVGFTGAVTPEQKNILIGHALFVCIPSRYEGWGIVAIEAAAAAKAVIGTDIPGLTDAIRANETGLLVPSENPQALASAMKRLLGDPILRKRLGTAGRKWAAQFTWDRTAQAQEEVYLKVANNSLQEPQQ
- a CDS encoding HAD family hydrolase encodes the protein MNAQPAAFIDRDGTINIEVHDLNRVEQLQLIPRAGEAIARLNQAGYPVIVITNQSAIGRGLLTEPGLSEIHRELKHQLSACNASIDAIYHCPHHGRDNCTCRKPAPGMILRAASEHNIDLAGSIMIGDNATDLEAGWNAGCRAALVRTGSGENALAEIDRQTRNRINYIGRDLFDVIDQMLRE